In the Helicobacter typhlonius genome, one interval contains:
- the trpS gene encoding tryptophan--tRNA ligase translates to MSHTSSKKRVFSGIQPTGNIHLGNYLGAVRHWVDSQEQYENIFCVVNSHAITIRQDPQELQNKTYELAGILLACGIDTKKSHLFIQSQIDEHAALAWILDCNIPMGDMSRMTQFKDKSNKNPKNINVGLFNYPALMAADILLYQADFVPVGEDQKQHLELTRDVAMRFNRDYGECFNIPEPTIPQVGARVMGLDNPQSKMSKSAQGENHAIFLLDSPDIITRKCKKAVTDSQSNIVFDESRAGLYNLLCIYEIFTQKSRKSIEAEFEGKGYGHLKMALAEVIIESLRPIQQSYAKISQDKAYIQSVLAKSADSIRPIAKNTYENAKRLVGLV, encoded by the coding sequence ATGTCTCACACTTCAAGCAAAAAGCGCGTTTTTTCAGGCATTCAACCCACAGGCAATATTCATTTAGGCAATTATTTAGGTGCGGTGCGGCATTGGGTAGATTCACAAGAGCAATATGAAAATATCTTTTGTGTAGTCAATTCTCACGCCATTACGATACGACAAGACCCACAAGAATTACAAAACAAAACCTATGAACTTGCAGGCATTCTCCTTGCTTGTGGGATTGATACGAAAAAATCACATCTTTTTATTCAAAGTCAAATTGACGAGCACGCCGCATTAGCGTGGATTTTAGACTGCAATATTCCTATGGGCGATATGAGTCGTATGACGCAGTTTAAAGACAAATCAAATAAGAATCCAAAAAATATTAATGTCGGCTTATTTAATTATCCTGCACTTATGGCGGCAGATATTTTGCTCTATCAAGCCGATTTTGTGCCTGTGGGTGAAGACCAAAAGCAGCATTTAGAGCTTACACGCGATGTTGCAATGCGATTTAATCGCGATTATGGAGAGTGCTTCAATATCCCAGAACCAACGATACCTCAAGTTGGTGCGCGTGTAATGGGACTAGATAATCCACAAAGCAAAATGAGTAAATCTGCTCAAGGTGAAAATCACGCAATATTTTTACTTGATAGCCCCGATATCATCACGCGCAAATGCAAGAAGGCAGTTACAGATTCTCAAAGCAATATTGTCTTTGATGAATCTCGCGCAGGGCTATATAATTTGCTTTGCATTTATGAGATTTTCACACAAAAAAGCCGCAAAAGCATTGAGGCAGAATTTGAAGGCAAAGGCTATGGGCATTTAAAAATGGCTCTTGCGGAAGTCATTATAGAATCTTTGCGTCCTATTCAGCAATCCTATGCCAAAATCAGCCAAGACAAAGCATATATCCAATCTGTGCTTGCAAAAAGTGCAGATTCTATCCGCCCTATAGCAAAAAATACTTATGAAAATGCTAAAAGATTAGTAGGGCTTGTATGA
- a CDS encoding ankyrin repeat domain-containing protein yields the protein MKTLEEIKAMDRKQRNALVDELYALIETNDIERVKAFLQEYPLQESFYEANIKDGTYKLFLFQVEYVLAKAAMAYEKYKDPAMIEFLQEWGLRIDYHHNGYGRNALTSYIEKGGEDEVVIKYLLDKGLTCEKRGDDGYGWTCMHWWARRNDYKSIEIAVTKAGANVDVLDKLGETPLFHSVEESSNYKATQILIELGANVNYYTGAYTPLDDAQGARNKKLLKDAGAKSARSFRKIEKEAHLAFGVDLDEPDKEAYHAALDKLTDEQREEINKLVNQGIAEMMSKQKAK from the coding sequence ATGAAAACACTAGAGGAAATTAAGGCTATGGATAGAAAGCAAAGAAATGCTCTTGTAGACGAGTTATATGCACTCATTGAAACAAATGATATAGAAAGGGTAAAGGCATTTTTACAAGAATATCCCTTACAAGAGAGTTTTTATGAGGCAAATATTAAAGACGGCACATACAAGCTTTTTTTATTTCAAGTAGAATATGTCCTTGCCAAAGCAGCAATGGCGTATGAGAAATATAAAGACCCTGCAATGATAGAGTTTTTACAAGAATGGGGCTTAAGGATTGATTACCACCACAATGGATATGGAAGGAATGCCTTGACATCATACATTGAAAAAGGTGGCGAGGATGAAGTAGTCATCAAATATCTTTTAGATAAGGGCTTAACTTGTGAGAAAAGAGGAGATGATGGTTATGGCTGGACTTGTATGCATTGGTGGGCTAGGCGTAATGATTATAAATCAATTGAAATTGCGGTTACCAAAGCAGGAGCAAATGTAGATGTGTTAGATAAATTGGGAGAAACACCTTTGTTTCATTCGGTAGAAGAATCTTCAAACTACAAAGCTACTCAGATTCTAATAGAGCTTGGGGCAAATGTGAATTATTATACCGGAGCTTACACTCCCTTAGATGACGCACAAGGAGCTAGAAATAAAAAGCTTCTCAAAGACGCAGGGGCTAAGAGTGCTAGGAGTTTTCGCAAGATTGAAAAGGAGGCACATTTGGCATTTGGAGTGGATCTTGATGAACCAGATAAAGAGGCTTATCACGCGGCGTTGGATAAATTAACAGACGAACAACGCGAAGAAATAAATAAACTCGTCAATCAAGGAATTGCTGAGATGATGAGCAAGCAAAAGGCTAAGTAA
- a CDS encoding PoNe immunity protein domain-containing protein, with product MLRDPKRSKEELDEHIREFEEEIKKAIELLSSKQNVNKDLVYFSLDGDRLEKALAKYARGDDIAEVKKELEIAVLGLQEHRLETGFDITLYGKNIEEFCVRILLDMDTSCLLKLIEEDEAKRRDIYNRDWFLHFIGTKGKNLNLERKCASFAKEHELIKEFVALKDINFLHQYMKKHTRLREPINTWNLQGAAVVKIMNLDKDEFKDYKYFPYDLI from the coding sequence ATGCTAAGAGATCCCAAAAGAAGTAAAGAAGAATTAGACGAGCATATAAGGGAATTTGAGGAAGAAATCAAAAAGGCTATAGAGTTGCTCTCATCAAAACAAAATGTAAATAAAGATTTAGTGTATTTTTCTTTAGATGGAGATAGATTAGAAAAAGCTTTAGCAAAATATGCGCGTGGAGATGATATAGCGGAGGTTAAAAAAGAGCTAGAAATCGCAGTGCTAGGGCTGCAAGAACACCGCCTAGAAACGGGATTTGATATTACTTTGTATGGAAAAAATATTGAGGAATTTTGTGTAAGGATATTGTTAGATATGGATACTTCTTGTTTGCTAAAGCTTATAGAGGAAGATGAGGCAAAGAGAAGGGATATTTACAATAGAGATTGGTTTTTGCATTTTATAGGCACAAAGGGTAAAAATCTCAATTTAGAGCGAAAATGTGCTTCTTTTGCCAAAGAACACGAACTGATTAAAGAGTTTGTAGCGCTCAAGGACATTAACTTTTTGCATCAATATATGAAAAAACACACGAGATTAAGAGAGCCTATAAATACTTGGAATCTTCAAGGTGCCGCTGTGGTAAAAATAATGAATTTAGATAAAGATGAATTTAAAGACTACAAATACTTTCCCTATGATTTGATATAG
- a CDS encoding YheU family protein yields the protein MLSPFSIGEIYTEAFSYYHSVHNYRKTFTGAQQVFIYALKNKLFSEEVLDNSFFALPKAGLSLFLNAKDLKGLSNDDVYTKPEGEIVPFVFAMFEDKTLEVLEYALFLGLHKGRKNAQGKDFESFLQGKIEEYKILTTKGNKYGTIFEEDEWDLAYFLSLQKFMQGLESLEKGEAVVVDDETSKMFARIEEIPRNLLV from the coding sequence TTGCTAAGCCCTTTTAGTATTGGTGAAATTTACACCGAGGCGTTTTCTTATTACCATTCGGTGCATAATTACAGAAAAACTTTTACAGGAGCGCAGCAAGTTTTTATCTACGCACTTAAAAACAAGCTTTTTAGCGAGGAAGTGCTAGATAATAGCTTCTTTGCTTTGCCAAAAGCGGGGCTAAGTTTGTTTTTAAACGCAAAAGACCTTAAAGGGCTTAGCAACGATGATGTATATACCAAGCCAGAGGGAGAAATCGTGCCTTTTGTCTTTGCGATGTTTGAGGATAAAACCTTAGAAGTGCTAGAATACGCACTCTTTCTTGGGCTTCACAAGGGCAGAAAAAACGCGCAGGGCAAGGACTTTGAGAGTTTTTTGCAAGGCAAGATTGAGGAGTATAAAATCCTCACCACAAAGGGAAACAAGTATGGCACGATATTTGAAGAGGACGAGTGGGATTTGGCTTATTTTCTTTCTTTGCAAAAATTTATGCAAGGTTTAGAAAGCCTTGAAAAAGGTGAAGCGGTTGTGGTAGATGATGAGACTTCCAAGATGTTTGCGAGGATTGAGGAAATCCCGCGAAATCTCTTAGTATAA
- the glnA gene encoding type I glutamate--ammonia ligase: protein MSRVSIDKQAVAEFFRFCDENEVEFIDFRFSDIKGVWHHLSFSRSAINEESFEGIPFDGSSIPAWQPVDKSDMMLIPEPVRYFIDPFTADTTAVVFCDIWDIYKNEPYEKCPRSIVKRAMKYLKESGIGDVAYYGPENEFFVFDSIKIKDSVNCQYYEIDSEEGEWNRAREFEGGVNMGHRPGTKGGYFPVPPVDSMVDLRAEIVKVLNQVGLETFVLHHEVAQGQNEIGVKFGDMLEAADNVQKLKYVVKMVAHLNGKTATFMPKPLYGDNGSGMHVHISIWKDGHNLFAGEAYQGLSEMALHFLGGVLKHARALAAFTNPSTNSYKRLIPGFEAPSILTYSAQNRSASIRIPYNSGEKAKRMEFRFPDSSANPYLAFASLLLAGIDGIKNKIDPGAPMEINLFELTLDEIREKGIKQLPHTLRHAIEEMLVDKAYLKEGGVFSEEFIQTYKAYKFETEIWPWEARPHPFEFLTTYSC, encoded by the coding sequence ATGAGTAGAGTAAGTATAGACAAACAAGCAGTGGCGGAATTTTTTAGATTCTGCGATGAAAATGAAGTGGAATTTATTGACTTTCGTTTTAGTGATATTAAAGGCGTGTGGCATCACTTGAGCTTTTCACGCAGTGCGATTAATGAAGAAAGTTTTGAGGGCATACCTTTTGATGGTAGCTCTATCCCTGCGTGGCAGCCTGTGGATAAATCCGATATGATGCTTATCCCCGAACCTGTGCGGTATTTCATTGACCCATTTACTGCGGATACAACTGCGGTGGTATTTTGTGATATTTGGGATATTTATAAAAATGAGCCTTATGAGAAATGTCCGCGTAGTATTGTCAAACGCGCAATGAAATATCTTAAAGAAAGCGGCATTGGCGATGTGGCGTATTATGGACCAGAGAATGAGTTTTTTGTATTTGATTCTATTAAGATTAAAGATTCTGTGAATTGTCAATATTATGAGATAGATTCCGAAGAGGGTGAATGGAATCGTGCGCGTGAATTTGAAGGTGGCGTGAATATGGGACATCGCCCCGGCACAAAAGGCGGGTATTTTCCTGTGCCACCTGTGGATTCTATGGTGGATTTACGCGCTGAAATTGTCAAGGTGCTAAACCAAGTAGGATTAGAAACTTTTGTGCTTCACCACGAAGTCGCACAAGGGCAAAATGAAATTGGCGTAAAGTTTGGCGATATGCTTGAAGCGGCGGATAATGTGCAAAAGCTTAAATATGTTGTCAAAATGGTCGCCCACCTCAATGGCAAAACTGCAACCTTTATGCCAAAGCCACTCTATGGCGATAATGGCAGCGGAATGCACGTGCATATCAGCATTTGGAAAGACGGACATAATCTCTTTGCAGGAGAGGCATATCAAGGCTTAAGCGAAATGGCATTGCATTTCTTAGGCGGTGTATTGAAACACGCTAGGGCTTTGGCGGCTTTTACAAATCCTAGCACAAATTCATATAAACGCCTTATACCGGGATTTGAAGCACCAAGTATCCTCACTTATTCCGCACAAAACCGCTCTGCAAGTATCAGAATCCCATATAATAGCGGTGAGAAAGCAAAACGAATGGAATTTAGATTCCCAGATAGCTCTGCAAATCCTTATCTTGCATTTGCAAGCCTCTTACTCGCAGGAATTGATGGGATAAAAAACAAAATTGACCCGGGCGCGCCTATGGAAATCAATCTTTTTGAACTTACTTTAGATGAAATTCGCGAAAAAGGCATTAAACAACTACCACACACTTTGCGCCACGCTATTGAGGAAATGCTTGTTGATAAAGCATATCTTAAAGAAGGCGGTGTATTTAGTGAAGAATTTATCCAAACTTATAAAGCATATAAGTTTGAAACAGAGATTTGGCCTTGGGAGGCACGCCCTCACCCATTTGAGTTCCTTACTACTTATAGTTGCTAG
- the argB gene encoding acetylglutamate kinase gives MQKNTRVVKILLDSLPFIRIFRGKIIVIKYGGAAQSSPELKEKFALDIVIMYMLGLKPVIIHGGGKRINEVLDTMGIQSSFKDGYRVTCADSMRVVEMVLSGEINKELTAFLNFHGAKAVGISGKDAHLLQAVAKDDGALGYTGDITQVNPEFLLQVIDNSFVPVIAPIATGEGAGHLGYNINADLAACHIAKALKAEKVIFLSDIAGVLDANKELISTLTPKSIRALEKEGVISGGMIPKLEACVDCVKNGVEKAHIIDGRVEHSLLLELFTSQGIGTQIYDDTH, from the coding sequence ATGCAAAAAAATACTAGGGTTGTGAAAATATTGCTAGATTCTCTCCCATTTATTAGAATCTTTCGTGGCAAGATTATCGTAATTAAATATGGCGGCGCAGCCCAAAGCAGCCCAGAACTCAAAGAAAAATTTGCTTTAGATATTGTCATTATGTATATGCTCGGGCTTAAGCCTGTGATTATCCACGGCGGGGGCAAACGCATTAATGAAGTGCTTGATACTATGGGGATACAAAGCTCGTTTAAAGACGGCTATCGTGTAACTTGCGCGGATTCTATGCGTGTAGTGGAAATGGTGCTAAGTGGCGAGATCAATAAAGAATTGACCGCGTTTTTAAACTTCCACGGAGCAAAGGCGGTGGGTATAAGTGGCAAAGACGCTCATTTACTCCAAGCGGTGGCGAAAGATGATGGTGCGCTTGGCTACACAGGCGACATTACACAAGTCAATCCCGAGTTTTTACTGCAAGTTATTGACAATAGTTTTGTGCCCGTGATTGCACCTATTGCAACAGGCGAAGGTGCGGGGCATTTGGGCTATAATATCAATGCCGATCTTGCCGCGTGCCATATCGCAAAAGCTTTGAAAGCAGAAAAGGTAATTTTTCTAAGCGATATTGCCGGGGTGCTTGATGCAAACAAAGAATTGATTTCTACACTCACACCAAAAAGCATTAGGGCACTTGAAAAAGAGGGAGTAATAAGCGGTGGAATGATTCCAAAACTCGAAGCTTGTGTGGATTGCGTGAAAAATGGTGTGGAAAAGGCACATATCATAGACGGACGCGTGGAGCATTCTTTGCTTTTAGAGCTTTTCACATCGCAGGGTATTGGCACACAGATTTACGATGATACACATTAA
- a CDS encoding D-2-hydroxyacid dehydrogenase → MKIVILDADTLGECNLGAINALGEVTSYGFSAPNEVLNRCKGAEVVLTNKVVLDETILSQLSDLKLICITATGMNNVDLDFAAKKGIIVKNVAGYSTDSVAQHTLSIALSLLARLNYYDEYCKSGAWSKSPIFVHINGGLREIKDLKWGIIGFGSIGQRVAHLARAFDAQVSYYSTSGKNTQSDYERKSLESLLSGSDIISIHAPLNPQTKNLLNRTNLHLLKDGALLINVGRGGIVNEEDIAEILKSKDMYFGADVLETEPMRVNHPFLNPSITHKLLLTPHTAWAYDKARERLIALTAKNIQDYVEQKNL, encoded by the coding sequence ATGAAAATTGTTATACTTGATGCAGATACTCTAGGTGAATGCAACTTAGGTGCGATTAACGCTCTAGGAGAGGTTACAAGCTATGGTTTTAGCGCACCAAATGAAGTCTTAAATCGTTGCAAAGGCGCGGAGGTGGTGCTTACAAATAAAGTCGTGCTTGATGAGACGATTTTATCGCAACTTAGTGATTTGAAGCTCATTTGTATTACCGCCACAGGTATGAATAATGTTGATTTGGACTTTGCGGCAAAAAAGGGCATTATCGTTAAAAATGTCGCCGGATACTCGACAGATTCAGTAGCGCAGCATACCTTGAGTATTGCGCTGTCTCTTTTGGCGCGACTTAATTACTATGATGAGTATTGTAAAAGTGGTGCGTGGAGCAAAAGCCCCATTTTCGTGCATATCAATGGCGGATTAAGGGAGATTAAGGATCTAAAATGGGGAATTATTGGTTTTGGTAGTATAGGGCAGCGCGTGGCGCATTTGGCACGAGCCTTTGACGCGCAGGTGAGTTATTACTCTACAAGTGGGAAAAATACACAGAGTGATTATGAGCGTAAAAGTTTAGAATCTTTGCTTTCAGGTAGCGATATTATCTCTATCCACGCCCCGCTTAATCCTCAAACAAAAAATCTCTTAAACCGCACAAATTTACATCTCCTTAAAGATGGCGCATTACTCATTAATGTTGGGCGAGGCGGGATTGTGAATGAGGAGGACATAGCCGAGATTCTAAAAAGTAAAGATATGTATTTTGGCGCAGATGTGCTAGAGACTGAACCAATGAGGGTAAATCACCCATTTTTGAATCCTAGCATTACTCATAAGCTCCTCCTTACGCCACATACCGCGTGGGCGTATGATAAGGCAAGGGAGCGTTTAATCGCACTTACAGCAAAAAATATACAAGATTATGTAGAGCAAAAAAACCTTTAG
- a CDS encoding MMPL family transporter → MQGKKLFFIFILLFIAVLCAFVLTFKPERISQEVLDLFPQNESKTLIEAHRYFASSKYVPLAIKGFDENALTELKEIEKYLLALPNVASIVAYDVGAKAQLYDFLTHNEKYLLSFKQDSKAVSTDANNIFAPLLHHFANPSSNSYNQHTLQDTAKNIESSQDIPKHLEAKDYGLMLFVELESLEDSALQGTLEAFKNLAKTYPTLVYFSPDFMRVENLHLILQEVNFLLSFASLVFIVLYFVIIRIPFLTFCTILTLIFSNTIAILLTLCVYPKVTIMALSFGMGISNIAIDYMMHHHFFGAYTHSSSFANASLPRPRFNKAVFYGYLTTMVGFGVCLFVPFPLLAQLALYAMISLSVAYVSFAFIYPRVGFKEPRIFASVAKIHKGIVPSFVFLVISLAGFIFVFNALKLDFDLSKLDYQNTTMLEQKAFFESLADKNQKQVLLFAQEKEGLMLFVCGLLQHIGEIKFHINEGNSQLSQYYYLASFSHTQLEAMRSLLDDITHGESPAYLWNTQELESITKAHIAFDSRSLQEIMDGLADDIYKPMLIVLLSAFCIMLVSLAFSTGRAFLHAWAFVLFPLSMALCVVASHSGFNMMHLFALLILVVVSVDYGIYAIKEGENPRSTHAILFSALTTGISFGILITSQTKALNSFGEVIFTGMCCMLILLITARLSQKGKE, encoded by the coding sequence TTGCAGGGCAAAAAACTTTTTTTTATCTTTATATTACTTTTTATCGCGGTGCTTTGTGCTTTTGTGCTGACTTTTAAGCCAGAGAGGATTAGCCAAGAGGTGCTTGATTTGTTTCCGCAAAATGAAAGCAAAACTCTCATTGAGGCGCATAGGTATTTTGCAAGTTCAAAATATGTGCCACTCGCCATTAAAGGCTTTGATGAAAATGCACTCACAGAGCTAAAGGAGATTGAAAAATACCTTTTAGCCTTGCCTAATGTCGCTTCTATTGTTGCCTATGATGTGGGGGCTAAGGCGCAACTCTATGATTTTTTGACGCATAATGAAAAGTATTTGCTTTCATTCAAGCAAGATTCTAAAGCTGTAAGCACAGATGCTAATAATATTTTTGCACCACTTTTGCACCACTTTGCTAATCCCTCAAGCAATTCTTACAATCAACACACTCTGCAAGATACAGCAAAAAATATAGAATCTAGCCAAGATATACCAAAGCATTTAGAGGCTAAGGACTATGGGCTAATGCTTTTTGTAGAGCTAGAGAGTCTCGAGGATAGCGCATTGCAAGGCACATTAGAAGCATTCAAGAATCTTGCAAAGACTTATCCCACTTTGGTGTATTTTTCGCCAGATTTTATGCGTGTAGAGAATTTGCATTTGATTTTGCAGGAGGTCAATTTCCTCTTGAGCTTTGCCTCGCTCGTTTTTATTGTGCTATATTTTGTGATTATTCGCATACCTTTTCTTACATTTTGCACCATTTTGACACTGATTTTTTCAAATACAATAGCGATTTTGCTCACACTTTGTGTGTATCCTAAGGTTACAATTATGGCACTAAGCTTTGGTATGGGGATTTCAAACATTGCCATTGACTATATGATGCACCACCATTTTTTTGGTGCTTACACACATTCATCAAGTTTTGCAAATGCCTCACTGCCACGCCCAAGATTCAATAAAGCAGTATTTTATGGCTATCTCACCACAATGGTGGGCTTTGGCGTGTGCCTCTTTGTGCCTTTTCCGCTTTTGGCGCAACTTGCCCTTTATGCGATGATTTCACTTAGTGTTGCTTATGTGAGTTTTGCATTTATTTATCCACGCGTAGGCTTTAAAGAGCCTAGAATCTTTGCAAGTGTGGCGAAGATTCATAAGGGCATTGTGCCTAGCTTTGTGTTCCTAGTAATTTCACTTGCAGGGTTTATTTTTGTTTTTAACGCGCTTAAGCTTGATTTTGACTTATCAAAGCTTGATTATCAAAATACTACAATGCTAGAGCAAAAGGCATTTTTTGAATCTTTGGCAGATAAAAATCAAAAGCAAGTGCTTCTTTTTGCACAAGAAAAAGAGGGGCTTATGCTCTTTGTGTGCGGACTTTTGCAACATATAGGTGAGATAAAGTTTCATATCAATGAGGGCAACTCACAGCTTTCACAATATTATTATCTCGCCTCATTTTCACACACCCAGCTTGAGGCAATGCGCTCATTGCTTGATGATATTACGCACGGAGAATCTCCGGCATATCTATGGAATACACAAGAATTAGAATCTATCACAAAAGCTCATATTGCGTTTGATTCTCGCTCCTTGCAAGAGATTATGGACGGCTTAGCAGATGATATTTATAAGCCAATGCTAATTGTGCTGCTTAGCGCGTTTTGTATTATGCTTGTAAGTCTTGCTTTTAGCACGGGTAGGGCTTTTCTCCACGCGTGGGCTTTTGTGCTATTTCCACTGAGTATGGCTTTATGTGTTGTGGCAAGCCATAGCGGATTCAATATGATGCACCTTTTTGCATTACTTATTCTTGTTGTTGTGAGTGTGGATTATGGGATTTATGCAATAAAAGAGGGGGAAAATCCCCGATCTACTCACGCGATTTTATTCTCCGCACTCACTACCGGTATAAGCTTTGGGATACTTATTACTTCACAGACAAAGGCACTCAACTCCTTTGGCGAGGTGATTTTTACCGGTATGTGCTGTATGCTCATCCTCCTTATCACTGCGCGTTTAAGCCAAAAAGGCAAGGAGTAA
- a CDS encoding helicase: protein MNKDDRANNNIQKEIDLLEKDIKHLKNIVEVMEQKITKLKELVWERESKKESSKMFKVLENEKPSTIVRSNVGNVIVDKEFMDKEISKHLDDTALRGMVTTEEMLSFPRVARNVEAKYNEEINDYTWKVRANDESILAYGSREYVKENKEINRLLTAHSKTDVGERKQSQADRVSSATYFNDPDFRGSATESITQKQAELQRRLDINLNNHRRVSDEKQKQEYLERANAIKEQAKKQHIALDSKSLKALAKA from the coding sequence ATTTACTAGAAAAAGACATCAAACATCTTAAAAATATCGTAGAAGTAATGGAGCAAAAGATTACAAAACTAAAAGAGCTTGTATGGGAAAGAGAATCTAAAAAAGAAAGTAGCAAAATGTTTAAGGTGCTAGAGAATGAAAAGCCTAGCACCATTGTAAGAAGTAATGTGGGTAATGTAATAGTTGATAAAGAATTTATGGACAAGGAGATTAGCAAACATCTTGATGATACCGCTCTTAGAGGAATGGTAACCACAGAAGAAATGTTAAGCTTTCCTAGAGTGGCTAGGAATGTGGAGGCTAAATATAATGAAGAGATAAATGACTATACTTGGAAAGTAAGGGCTAACGATGAAAGTATCTTAGCTTATGGTAGTAGAGAGTATGTTAAAGAAAACAAGGAGATCAATAGGCTTTTAACAGCACATAGTAAAACAGATGTTGGAGAGAGAAAGCAGAGTCAAGCAGACAGGGTCAGCTCTGCTACCTATTTTAACGACCCCGATTTTCGTGGCTCTGCTACTGAAAGTATAACACAAAAACAAGCCGAATTGCAAAGACGACTAGATATTAATCTTAATAATCATAGGAGAGTAAGCGATGAAAAGCAAAAGCAAGAATACTTAGAAAGAGCAAATGCCATTAAAGAACAAGCTAAAAAACAACATATTGCCTTAGATTCTAAATCTCTAAAAGCACTTGCGAAAGCCTGA
- a CDS encoding ankyrin repeat domain-containing protein encodes MRIFVYFLCSLCFISCSQENKEDLKQHSITTIIDRDSAQNLTQKPLQSTSNLQLEKAFFAAITQSKNLQELKAIIKQGVNLHALDSSNICAVGKAAWAGSEEILTYLLSLGLSPDGEEGQSWSPLLIAKDFDIAKILIESGADINQSNGDLTPIERYFEHLPYMLSKGADIHLMGESKALFLAANNEQTFTLVKKLLPIDSYQEAYNDALFLTLRAGEEYPYNLSFQLSLPIDNNDEEAKKARISLIQNQETKIHRLKNAGATITPLLEQFANQYDAAQANIEILDFNIRDDSDANKRDFNANCDFKTQNFSKEDIAQFFNNASVQNSGGNYQLLFGGFSCEIKGTLKAYGEVWDFDLYPDGRGIWYSPKGKRVNDGIFKTYFFCDKPKCKPCIIDQHDEYSSFSDEELRVLAKTTSCRARDELEFRKTNSK; translated from the coding sequence ATGAGGATTTTTGTTTATTTCCTCTGCTCCCTATGCTTCATAAGCTGTTCGCAAGAAAACAAAGAGGATTTAAAGCAACATTCCATAACAACCATAATAGATAGAGATTCCGCCCAAAATCTAACACAAAAGCCCTTGCAATCAACAAGCAATCTGCAATTAGAAAAAGCTTTTTTTGCCGCCATTACGCAATCAAAAAATTTGCAGGAACTCAAAGCAATAATAAAGCAGGGGGTAAATCTCCACGCATTAGATTCATCAAATATATGTGCTGTGGGAAAGGCAGCGTGGGCTGGGAGTGAGGAGATTTTAACCTATTTGCTTTCACTTGGACTAAGCCCCGATGGCGAGGAGGGGCAGTCGTGGTCTCCACTTCTTATTGCTAAAGATTTTGATATTGCAAAAATCCTCATAGAATCTGGTGCAGATATTAATCAAAGTAATGGAGATTTAACGCCTATTGAGCGGTATTTTGAGCATTTGCCCTATATGCTTTCAAAAGGAGCAGATATTCATCTTATGGGTGAGAGCAAAGCTCTTTTTCTTGCTGCAAATAATGAGCAAACTTTTACCCTTGTGAAAAAGCTTTTGCCTATTGATAGTTACCAAGAAGCCTATAATGACGCACTTTTTTTAACCTTACGAGCAGGAGAAGAATATCCTTATAATCTTAGCTTTCAGCTCTCACTGCCTATCGATAATAATGATGAAGAAGCTAAAAAGGCAAGAATATCTTTGATACAAAACCAAGAAACTAAAATACACAGACTTAAAAATGCAGGAGCGACAATAACACCGCTTTTAGAGCAATTTGCAAATCAATATGATGCTGCCCAAGCAAATATTGAGATATTAGACTTTAATATTAGAGATGATTCAGATGCAAATAAAAGAGATTTTAATGCAAATTGTGATTTTAAAACGCAAAACTTTAGTAAAGAAGATATTGCGCAATTTTTTAATAATGCTAGTGTGCAAAATTCAGGAGGAAATTATCAATTATTATTTGGTGGCTTTTCTTGTGAGATAAAAGGCACACTCAAAGCTTATGGGGAAGTATGGGATTTTGACTTGTATCCCGATGGCAGGGGAATTTGGTATAGTCCTAAAGGCAAAAGGGTTAATGATGGCATATTTAAAACATATTTTTTCTGCGATAAACCCAAATGTAAGCCCTGTATCATAGACCAACACGATGAATACTCATCTTTTAGTGATGAAGAGTTACGAGTTCTTGCTAAAACAACAAGTTGTAGAGCAAGAGATGAGCTAGAATTTCGCAAAACAAATTCAAAATAG